GTTATTTCAATTTTTCTCTGCCCGTTATGAGAGAGGAAGCATGATTATCACCAGCAATCGTGAATTTGGACGCTGGGTGGAGGTTTTTCATGATGAGCAGATGACCACCGCCTTGTTGGATCGAGTGACTCATAAGGCTCACATCATCCCAATGAACGGAGATAGTTATCGCCTCAAAGAAACGTATTCGAAGTAACAAGAGGGTGGTCAACTTTTACATGAGCGACATGGTCAACTTTTGGGTTGACATTAACAAAACGAACCGTGTGCATCATCTTTGTCCCTGTTTGTTCACCGCCAAGATACACTTCAGCGTCTTGAAAAATGAGATTTTCGGGATCCGGCACTTGTTCATTTAATTACTCGATTTTGGCGTTCTTCTTTAACCTTTTAATAAATCGAATGTCTTTAAAACAATAGTGATCAAGCTGTTTATAATCCATATACCCACGATTAAAAAGATAAAGGCAATCAGGGTCTAATTCCACTAACGAATCCATCTTAGAACGATCAGAATGGTTCGCAGGAGATAACACGACCTCATCTGGAATGGTCATTTCTTTTGTCACAACGACTTTAAGATGCAGCTTAATACCGGCTTTTGTTTTTCGAAACGTGGCCCATGGATACTGAGATAGAGACATGGTCATCGTAGAAGAATCGATCACATGTAAACGACTGATCTCTCGAATAATAGGCTTGTTTTTTAATCGAGAGTGAATTTTCATCAAAAGGTGGCGAAAAACCTTTTCAAATACAGAAGAAGGAATCGCTTTAAGCCTTCTGGATAATTGAGAAGTACTAATGGAATCAAGTTTGATCGTTTCCTGCAGTTGTTTCTCATCTTCTAAATAAAGAGAAACATGGGTTAAACTTTCAATCTCTCGAATATGAGCAACAATGGAAATCTGAAATAAACAGTAGGTCGTCAGTTTCTTTATGTACTTATCTAAATTGTGAACGTTGGTTATTTTTTTGTCTCTTCACCATTTTCTGTGGTTTACACTCAATCCAGGCAGTAAGTTAGCGGGAGTGCGTAGCCGACCAGGGAAGGTTCTTCATCAGCTTACAGACCACTAAGTTGGTAGATAAGGAGCAGTCAAGTGCTTTCCTTGACGGGGCCGATTCTACCAACTATCCTGTCTGTTGCTGATGAATGAAGTGTTAAGCCGCCTTTTCCTTATAGAGTTCCCCTGTGCACTCCAGAAATACACGAAGTCTAAATCGTTCTAATTTTCGGTATCCATAGGCTCGTCGTTTAATATTTTTGATCTTATGATTCGTTCCTTCTGTTCGTCCATTCGTATAAGGAGAAAGGAAGTATTGAAGGATTTCTGCCTTCCAATTCTTAAGGGTCGTTGCTACTTTATGAAACGAAGGTAAGGGACTTGCACGAGCGTATTCAATCCATTCTTCTAAAAGGTCTAATGCCACATCATAATCGCTGGTTTGATAGAATTCCCGAAACGTTTCTTTCATGTAGTAGGCAAGAGCTAAACCAGGATATTCTTCAACCATCCATTCTAACCCTGCTTGTTGTTTTTCAGACAGCTTTTCATTTCCTTTGAGTAGTGTGTACCTTTCTTTTTTCAACTGTGGATACTGCTTTCTTACTTGATCTAATGCTTGGATGACTTTTTGAACCACATGGTATTTATCTACCACAATCGTAGCCATAGGAAATGCGCTTTTGATGGCTTTATGAAAAGGGTCCCACATATCAACGACCACCGTTTTAACAGCATCAGGAGAAGCGATTTTAAGATCAAATAACTGTTTAGTCGACTCCGTTGTTCTTTCATGGATCATTCCTAAAATGCAGCCTTTTTTCATATCCATTAGCACCGTTTCATAGGTATGTCCTTTCTTCACAGATACTTCATCTAAGCTTAT
This portion of the Bacillus carboniphilus genome encodes:
- a CDS encoding transposase; the protein is MKIHSRLKNKPIIREISRLHVIDSSTMTMSLSQYPWATFRKTKAGIKLHLKVVVTKEMTIPDEVVLSPANHSDRSKMDSLVELDPDCLYLFNRGYMDYKQLDHYCFKDIRFIKRLKKNAKIE
- a CDS encoding ISL3 family transposase, with translation MLSLSLGLPEFKVLNHEEQDHIIIAKVEKNTTGERCPFCGFMTSTVHDRRTRKVRDLTMLNKSLYLFIKVKRYRCHNCLEVFSETYESVYQGCHQTIRLREYLYQMYLDTTIQYVSQKHQIPYSTLERIFYSVAKEKEMEHQKQIDRERDTEDLVISLDEVSVKKGHTYETVLMDMKKGCILGMIHERTTESTKQLFDLKIASPDAVKTVVVDMWDPFHKAIKSAFPMATIVVDKYHVVQKVIQALDQVRKQYPQLKKERYTLLKGNEKLSEKQQAGLEWMVEEYPGLALAYYMKETFREFYQTSDYDVALDLLEEWIEYARASPLPSFHKVATTLKNWKAEILQYFLSPYTNGRTEGTNHKIKNIKRRAYGYRKLERFRLRVFLECTGELYKEKAA